One Colias croceus chromosome 7, ilColCroc2.1 genomic window carries:
- the LOC123693184 gene encoding uncharacterized protein LOC123693184, whose amino-acid sequence MVLKVVIGLLVIVPLIRGETDYIQPPQEEVPRLLEISINCVSETGVDADTLYKLITWKFKKTPNTSKFLYCFLTKAGFADSEGHFIKDAVVPLVGNHKRKDEFAKVIEECNKTHGKDKFDRMYRVTVCTHDKSPILFTV is encoded by the exons ATGGTTCTGAAAGTGGTTATTGGTTTATTGGTGATCGTTCCATTAATACGAGGAGAGAct GATTACATACAGCCTCCTCAAGAAGAAGTACCTCGATTATTAGAAATATCCATAAATTGTGTTAGCGAGACGGGCGTCGATGCGGACACACTATACAAATTGATAACATGGAAATTCAAGAAAACACCAAATACAAGCAAATTCTTGTATTGTTTCTTAACAAAAGCTGGGTTTGCTGATAGCGAAGGACACTTTATTAAGGACGCAGTTGTTCCTCTTGTTGGCAATCATAAACGTAAAGACGAATTTGCTAAAGTAATTGAGGAGTGCAATAAAACGCACGGGAAGGATAAATTCGATAGAATGTACCGTGTCACCGTGTGTACCCACGATAAATCACCTATACTGTTTACTGTATAA
- the LOC123693173 gene encoding LOW QUALITY PROTEIN: lactase-phlorizin hydrolase-like (The sequence of the model RefSeq protein was modified relative to this genomic sequence to represent the inferred CDS: substituted 2 bases at 2 genomic stop codons), with product MGIFLKYYLLTVIIALPQCYAIRHEVRKFPEGFLFGASTAAYQVEGAWNEDGRTQSIWDYLSHQTPCTIKNCDTGDIADNSYYLYKRDVEMIRELGLDFYRFSLSWTRILPTGFPDIINEAGVQYYNNLIDELLKYNIEPMVTVYHWDLPQKLQELGGWANPNIVDWYADFAKIAFSLFGDRVKYWVTINEPYQICHEGYGSDALAPLLNIHGVAEYLCAKNLLLAHAKAYHIYDDEFRSTLDGKIFISISARWNEPDGEEHVQAAYDANAFNWMQYAHPIFSKTGDFPDTMKERVAAKSAEQGFLRSRLPEFTPDEIAYVKGTSDFFGLNHYSCAYVYRNFSVNGFHKVPSLHHDTEVLSYQLDEWKLSETSTTKAAPXGFYNLLTSIKEHYDNIPVLITENGMGGGSGLVDDDRVKYYRLYLSALLDAVNNGSDIQGYTAWSLMDNFEWLHGYSTRFGLYEVDYNSLNRTRTPRKSAYVYKELVRTRQLDAHYEPDTTIPLSYIXVTFEYYVFLSIITAFIALPQCYARHEVRKFPEGFFFGASTAAYQVEGAWNEDGRSESIWDYLSHKTPCAIKNCDTGDIAANSYYLYKRDVEMIRELGLDCYRFSLSWTRVLPTGFPNVINEAGVQYYNNLIDELLKYNIEPIVTIYHWDLPQKLQELGGWANPNIVDWYADFAKTAFSLFGDRVKYWWMQYAHPIFSKTGDFPETMKKRVAAKSADQGFLRSRLPEFTPEEIEYVKGTSDFFGLNHYISFYIYRNSSVNGFHNIPSIFDDAEIVSYQLDKWKLSENSTTRASPWGFYNLLTSIKDNYDNIPVFITENGMGSGGVGLDDDDRVAYYRLYLSALLDAIDNGSDVKGYTAWSLMDNFEWLHGYSIRYGLYEVDYNSPNRTRTPRKSAYVYKELVRTRQLDAHYEPENTVPLAVN from the exons ATGGgaatattcttaaaatatta tcttCTAACGGTCATTATAGCGCTGCCACAGTGCTATGCTATCCGCCATGAAGTCAGAAAGTTCCCTGAAGGATTCCTGTTTGGAGCTTCTACAGCTGCCTATCAAGTAGAAGGTGCTTGGAATGAAGATG gaaGAACGCAAAGCATTTGGGATTATTTGAGCCATCAAACCCCCTGTACTATTAAAAATTGCGATACTGGTGACATAGCAGATAACTCTTACTATCTTTATAAAAGAGATGTTGAAATGATAAGAGAATTGGGTCTCGACTTCTATAGATTCTCTCTTTCTTGGACAAGGATTCTTCCAACTGGTTTTCCAGATATTATTAATGAAGCTGGCGTACAGTATTACAACAACTTAATAGATGAACTGTTGAAATATAACATAGAACCCATGGTAACAGTTTATCATTGGGATTTACCACAAAAACTTCAAGAGCTCGGCGGTTGGGCAAATCCAAACATCGTGGATTGGTATGCCGATTTCGCGAAAATAGCTTTTAGTCTCTTTGGCGATAGAGTCAAATATTGGGTGACTATTAATGAGCCTTATCAAATCTGTCATGAGGGATACGGTTCCGATGCTTTAGCACCATTGTTGAATATTCACGGTGTTGCAGAATATTTGTGTGCGAAAAATCTTTTGTTAGCTCATGCTAAAGCATATCATATCTATGACGATGAATTTAGGTCTACTCTTGATGGAAAGATTTTCATTTCTATTAGTGCTCGATGGAATGAACCGGATGGAGAAGAACATGTACAAGCAGCTTACGATGCAAATGCATTCAAT TGGATGCAATATGCTCACCCTATATTTTCGAAAACTGGTGATTTTCCAGATACAATGAAGGAAAGAGTAGCGGCTAAGAGCGCTGAGCAAGGCTTTCTAAGATCAAGACTGCCCGAATTTACTCCGGATGAAATTGCATACGTGAAGGGAACATCCGACTTCTTTGGACTAAACCACTATAGTTGTGCATATGTTTATAGAAACTTCTCAGTAAATGGGTTTCATAAAGTACCGTCTTTGCATCATGACACAGAAGTTTTGTCCTATCAATTAGATGAGTGGAAGCTTAGCGAAACAAGCACGACTAAG gCGGCCCCATGAGGGTTTTATAATCTCTTAACGTCGATAAAAGAGCATTACGATAATATTCCAGTATTAATAACTGAGAACGGAATGGGTGGTGGTAGTGGCTTAGTCGATGATGACCGTGTCAAGTACTATCGGCTTTATTTATCGGCTTTGCTTGATGCGGTAAATAATGGATCGGATATCCAAGGATATACCGCCTGGAGTCTTATGGATAACTTTGAATGGTTACATGGATACAG caCCCGTTTTGGGTTATATGAAGTAGATTATAACAGTCTCAACCGCACTCGCACACCAAGGAAATCGGCTTATGTCTATAAAGAGTTAGTGCGAACACGACAGCTTGATGCGCATTATGAACCGGATACTACAATTCCCTTATCT tatatttaagTGACGTtcgaatattatgtttttcttaGTATAATAACAGCCTTTATAGCACTACCACAGTGCTATGCTCGCCATGAAGTCAGAAAATTCCCTGAAGGATTCTTTTTCGGAGCTTCTACAGCTGCTTATCAAGTAGAAGGTGCTTGGAATGAAGATG GAAGATCGGAAAGCATTTGGGATTATTTGAGCCATAAAACTCCTTGTGCTATTAAAAATTGCGATACCGGAGATATAGCAGCTAATTCTTATTATCTTTACAAAAGAGATGTTGAAATGATAAGAGAACTGGGTCTCGACTGCTATCGATTCTCTCTTTCATGGACAAGGGTTCTTCCAACTGGTTTTCCAAATGTTATCAATGAAGCTGGTGTtcagtattataataacttaatagATGAACTGCTGAAATATAACATAGAACCCATAGTAACTATTTATCATTGGGATTTACCACAAAAACTTCAAGAGCTCGGTGGTTGGGCAAATCCAAACATCGTGGATTGGTACGCCGATTTTGCGAAAACAGCTTTTAGCCTCTTTGGCGATAGAGTTAAATATTGG TGGATGCAATACGCCCATCCTATATTTTCGAAAACTGGTGATTTTCCGGAAACAATGAAGAAAAGAGTAGCGGCTAAGAGCGCTGATCAAGGCTTTTTAAGATCAAGATTGCCAGAATTCACTCCGGAAGAAATTGAATACGTGAAGGGAACATCCGACTTCTTTGGTCTAAACCACTATAtctcattttatatttatagaaactCGTCAGTAAATGGTTTTCATAATATACCGTCAATCTTTGATGATGCAGAGATTGTTTCGTATCAATTGGACAAATGGAAACTGAGTGAGAATAGCACAACCAGA GCGTCGCCATGGGGATTTTATAATCTCTTAACATCAATTAAGGATAATTACGATAATATTCCCGTGTTTATCACTGAAAACGGAATGGGTAGCGGTGGTGTTGGTCTAGACGATGATGACCGCGTCGCGTACTATAGGCTTTATTTGTCGGCGTTGCTTGATGCGATAGACAATGGATCTGATGTCAAAGGATATACAGCCTGGAGTCTTATGGATAACTTTGAATGGTTACATGGATACAG CATTCGCTACGGGTTATATGAAGTAGACTATAACAGTCCCAACCGCACTCGTACACCAAGGAAATCAGCTTATGTCTACAAAGAGTTAGTGCGCACACGACAGCTTGATGCGCATTATGAACCGGAAAACACTGTTCCCTTAGCTGTGAATTGA
- the LOC123693230 gene encoding putative bolA-like protein K11H12.1 — translation MSLSFSHGRLISFLVTRTMTSMSGVVANTIKTKLETALQTKHLEVINESYMHNVPKNSETHFKVVVVSDKFDGLPLIKRHRLVNDILREELQSGVHALSIIAKTPEQWDKSDKIVESSPNCRGGFGK, via the exons ATGTCGCTTAGTTTTTCACATG GTAGATTAATTAGTTTTCTAGTAACAAGAACAATGACCTCTATGAGTGGGGTGGTCGCTAATACAATCAAGACTAAATTAGAAACAGCTTTACAAACAAAGCATCTAGAAGTAATCAATGAATCTTATATGCACAATGTACCTAAAAACTCGGAAACACATTTTAAAGTGGTTGTTGTCTCCGACAAATTTGATGGTCTACCACTTATAAAG AGACATAGACTAGTTAATGATATTTTACGAGAGGAATTGCAGAGCGGAGTCCATGCTTTATCAATTATAGCAAAGACTCCTGAACAATGGGACAAGAGTGACAAGATAGTGGAAAGTAGCCCCAATTGTAGAGGCGGATTTGGTAAATGA
- the LOC123693306 gene encoding set1/Ash2 histone methyltransferase complex subunit ASH2 isoform X1 — protein MASVNEGVQISNDAMDNSQTESQKAGENLDKNKHKNADTQGNCYCGKDRNLNIVELLCASCNRWFHESCIGYQLGKLVPFMSNYLFICKNCSPTGLETFKKNQATFPQMCLTAIANLRQESIKEGSNKSLFSKDKQIIPYIDQYWEAMTTMPRRVTQSWYATVQRALIKDIQVTFTYEEDAHQGPMFGLFNLQLTNIKPNYEAMIKQGQLKVTDMGIATVPLTGNVKGRQGKRRPAVGAETGAPVGKKGRSSDLSSLKLPSHGYPTEHPFNKDGYRYILAEPDPHAPFRQEFDESNEWSGKPIPGWLYRSLCPGVVLLALHDRAPQLKIAEDRLAVTGEKGYCMVRATHGVSRGAWYWEASVEEMPEGAASRVGWGRRYANLQAPLGYDKFGYSWRSRKGTRFHESRGKHYSPGYGEGDTLGFLIILPNSPTTKYTPNTYKDRPLVKFKSHLYYEDKDNIQESLNNLKPLAGSKIYFFKNGECQGEAFTDVYQGCYYPSVSLHKNCTVSVNFGPNFKFTPNTKHAFRPMSEKAEEAICEQTMADLLYLTENDGKLRLDSFNL, from the exons ATGGCTTCTGTAAATGAAGGAGTTCAAATATCTAACGATGCCATGGACAATTCCCAAACAGAATCTCAAAAAGCGGGGGAAAATCTCgacaaaaacaaacacaaaaatgCTGATACCCAAGGAAATTGTTACTG CGGCAAAGATCGAAACTTGAATATAGTGGAACTTCTTTGTGCCTCTTGCAACAGGTGGTTTCATGAATCCTGTATTGGATATCAACTGGGGAAATTAGTCCCatttatgtcaaattatttgtttatatgcAAAAATTGCTCACCAACAGGATtggaaacatttaaaaagaaCCAAGCTA ctttTCCACAAATGTGTCTGACTGCAATTGCAAATTTAAGACAAGAAAGCATTAAAGAGGGAAGCAATAAGTCCCTGTTTAGTAAGGATAAACAAATCATACCATACATTGATCAGTACTGGGAAGCTATGACAACTATGCCAAGACG AGTTACGCAATCCTGGTATGCAACAGTGCAGAGGGCGCTAATAAAAGACATACAAGTGACATTTACCTATGAAGAGGACGCACACCAAGGCCCCATGTTTGGATTATTTAACCTGCAACTAACAAATATTAAACCCAATTATGAAGCTATGATAAAGCAGGGCCAGTTAAAGGTGACTGACATGGGAATAGCTACAG TTCCTCTAACGGGCAATGTAAAGGGCCGACAAGGCAAGCGGCGGCCCGCGGTGGGCGCGGAGACGGGCGCGCCGGTCGGCAAGAAGGGCAGGTCGAGCGATCTCAGCTCGCTCAAACTACCCTCGCATGGGTACCCCACTGAGCATCCGTTTAACAAGGATGGGTATAGGTACATACTGGCTGAGCCAGACCCGCACGCGCCGTTTAGACAG GAATTTGACGAAAGCAATGAATGGAGTGGCAAGCCGATACCGGGCTGGTTGTACCGTTCCCTATGTCCTGGGGTCGTGTTGTTAGCGTTGCACGATCGAGCGCCTCAACTGAAGATCGCTGAAGACAGGCTAGCTGTCACTGGCGAGAAGGGATATTGCATGGTGCGGGCGACTCATG GCGTGTCCCGCGGCGCGTGGTACTGGGAGGCGAGCGTGGAGGAGATGCCGGAGGGCGCCGCGAGCCGCGTGGGCTGGGGCCGCCGGTACGCCAACCTGCAGGCGCCGCTCGGCTACGACAAGTTCGGCTACTCGTGGCGCAGCAGGAAGGGCACCAG GTTTCACGAATCTCGCGGTAAGCACTACAGTCCGGGTTACGGCGAGGGAGACACGTTGGGTTTCCTCATCATTTTGCCAAATAGCCCCACTACCAAGTACACACCAAACACTTATAAGGATCGC CCGCTTGTCAAGTTCAAGAGCCACCTGTACTACGAAGACAAGGACAACATCCAGGAATCTCTCAACAATCTGAAGCCGCTAGCAGGCAGTAAGATTTACTTCTTCAAGAACGGCGAGTGTCAAGGCGAAGCGTTCACTGATGTGTATCAAGGATGCTACTATCCGTCCGTTTCGTTGCACAAGAATTGCACAGTCAGCGTCAATTTTGGACCCAATTTTAAGTTCACACCGAACACCAAACATGCTTTTCGGCCG ATGTCGGAGAAAGCGGAAGAGGCTATATGCGAGCAGACAATGGCTGACTTATTGTACTTGACCGAGAACGATGGGAAGCTGCGATTGGATAGTTTTAATCTCTGA
- the LOC123693306 gene encoding set1/Ash2 histone methyltransferase complex subunit ASH2 isoform X2, translating into MAVPLTGNVKGRQGKRRPAVGAETGAPVGKKGRSSDLSSLKLPSHGYPTEHPFNKDGYRYILAEPDPHAPFRQEFDESNEWSGKPIPGWLYRSLCPGVVLLALHDRAPQLKIAEDRLAVTGEKGYCMVRATHGVSRGAWYWEASVEEMPEGAASRVGWGRRYANLQAPLGYDKFGYSWRSRKGTRFHESRGKHYSPGYGEGDTLGFLIILPNSPTTKYTPNTYKDRPLVKFKSHLYYEDKDNIQESLNNLKPLAGSKIYFFKNGECQGEAFTDVYQGCYYPSVSLHKNCTVSVNFGPNFKFTPNTKHAFRPMSEKAEEAICEQTMADLLYLTENDGKLRLDSFNL; encoded by the exons ATGGCTG TTCCTCTAACGGGCAATGTAAAGGGCCGACAAGGCAAGCGGCGGCCCGCGGTGGGCGCGGAGACGGGCGCGCCGGTCGGCAAGAAGGGCAGGTCGAGCGATCTCAGCTCGCTCAAACTACCCTCGCATGGGTACCCCACTGAGCATCCGTTTAACAAGGATGGGTATAGGTACATACTGGCTGAGCCAGACCCGCACGCGCCGTTTAGACAG GAATTTGACGAAAGCAATGAATGGAGTGGCAAGCCGATACCGGGCTGGTTGTACCGTTCCCTATGTCCTGGGGTCGTGTTGTTAGCGTTGCACGATCGAGCGCCTCAACTGAAGATCGCTGAAGACAGGCTAGCTGTCACTGGCGAGAAGGGATATTGCATGGTGCGGGCGACTCATG GCGTGTCCCGCGGCGCGTGGTACTGGGAGGCGAGCGTGGAGGAGATGCCGGAGGGCGCCGCGAGCCGCGTGGGCTGGGGCCGCCGGTACGCCAACCTGCAGGCGCCGCTCGGCTACGACAAGTTCGGCTACTCGTGGCGCAGCAGGAAGGGCACCAG GTTTCACGAATCTCGCGGTAAGCACTACAGTCCGGGTTACGGCGAGGGAGACACGTTGGGTTTCCTCATCATTTTGCCAAATAGCCCCACTACCAAGTACACACCAAACACTTATAAGGATCGC CCGCTTGTCAAGTTCAAGAGCCACCTGTACTACGAAGACAAGGACAACATCCAGGAATCTCTCAACAATCTGAAGCCGCTAGCAGGCAGTAAGATTTACTTCTTCAAGAACGGCGAGTGTCAAGGCGAAGCGTTCACTGATGTGTATCAAGGATGCTACTATCCGTCCGTTTCGTTGCACAAGAATTGCACAGTCAGCGTCAATTTTGGACCCAATTTTAAGTTCACACCGAACACCAAACATGCTTTTCGGCCG ATGTCGGAGAAAGCGGAAGAGGCTATATGCGAGCAGACAATGGCTGACTTATTGTACTTGACCGAGAACGATGGGAAGCTGCGATTGGATAGTTTTAATCTCTGA
- the LOC123693306 gene encoding set1/Ash2 histone methyltransferase complex subunit ASH2 isoform X3, whose protein sequence is MDIPLTGNVKGRQGKRRPAVGAETGAPVGKKGRSSDLSSLKLPSHGYPTEHPFNKDGYRYILAEPDPHAPFRQEFDESNEWSGKPIPGWLYRSLCPGVVLLALHDRAPQLKIAEDRLAVTGEKGYCMVRATHGVSRGAWYWEASVEEMPEGAASRVGWGRRYANLQAPLGYDKFGYSWRSRKGTRFHESRGKHYSPGYGEGDTLGFLIILPNSPTTKYTPNTYKDRPLVKFKSHLYYEDKDNIQESLNNLKPLAGSKIYFFKNGECQGEAFTDVYQGCYYPSVSLHKNCTVSVNFGPNFKFTPNTKHAFRPMSEKAEEAICEQTMADLLYLTENDGKLRLDSFNL, encoded by the exons ATGGATA TTCCTCTAACGGGCAATGTAAAGGGCCGACAAGGCAAGCGGCGGCCCGCGGTGGGCGCGGAGACGGGCGCGCCGGTCGGCAAGAAGGGCAGGTCGAGCGATCTCAGCTCGCTCAAACTACCCTCGCATGGGTACCCCACTGAGCATCCGTTTAACAAGGATGGGTATAGGTACATACTGGCTGAGCCAGACCCGCACGCGCCGTTTAGACAG GAATTTGACGAAAGCAATGAATGGAGTGGCAAGCCGATACCGGGCTGGTTGTACCGTTCCCTATGTCCTGGGGTCGTGTTGTTAGCGTTGCACGATCGAGCGCCTCAACTGAAGATCGCTGAAGACAGGCTAGCTGTCACTGGCGAGAAGGGATATTGCATGGTGCGGGCGACTCATG GCGTGTCCCGCGGCGCGTGGTACTGGGAGGCGAGCGTGGAGGAGATGCCGGAGGGCGCCGCGAGCCGCGTGGGCTGGGGCCGCCGGTACGCCAACCTGCAGGCGCCGCTCGGCTACGACAAGTTCGGCTACTCGTGGCGCAGCAGGAAGGGCACCAG GTTTCACGAATCTCGCGGTAAGCACTACAGTCCGGGTTACGGCGAGGGAGACACGTTGGGTTTCCTCATCATTTTGCCAAATAGCCCCACTACCAAGTACACACCAAACACTTATAAGGATCGC CCGCTTGTCAAGTTCAAGAGCCACCTGTACTACGAAGACAAGGACAACATCCAGGAATCTCTCAACAATCTGAAGCCGCTAGCAGGCAGTAAGATTTACTTCTTCAAGAACGGCGAGTGTCAAGGCGAAGCGTTCACTGATGTGTATCAAGGATGCTACTATCCGTCCGTTTCGTTGCACAAGAATTGCACAGTCAGCGTCAATTTTGGACCCAATTTTAAGTTCACACCGAACACCAAACATGCTTTTCGGCCG ATGTCGGAGAAAGCGGAAGAGGCTATATGCGAGCAGACAATGGCTGACTTATTGTACTTGACCGAGAACGATGGGAAGCTGCGATTGGATAGTTTTAATCTCTGA